The proteins below are encoded in one region of Cohaesibacter intestini:
- a CDS encoding YqgE/AlgH family protein, with amino-acid sequence MVDLDEQDIAGTQPASLATSLEGKFLVAMPTLKGPFFERSVVYLCSHSDDGAMGLVVNQISTQITFPDLLRQVDILSDDDQSINLPAPARNMQVLNGGPVDQGRGFVLHSADFKLESSTLDVSEDICLTATIEILRALAEGKGPQSALLTLGYAGWSPGQLEEELQSNSWLTCSADQSLLFECEAEDRYQRSLDLMGIDLTMLSSEAGHA; translated from the coding sequence ATGGTTGATTTGGATGAACAGGATATAGCGGGCACGCAGCCTGCCTCGTTGGCCACTTCCCTCGAAGGGAAGTTTCTGGTGGCCATGCCGACGCTCAAAGGGCCCTTCTTTGAGCGTTCCGTCGTCTATTTGTGCAGTCATTCCGATGATGGCGCGATGGGGCTGGTGGTCAATCAGATCTCAACACAAATCACCTTCCCTGACTTGTTGCGCCAAGTCGATATCTTGAGCGACGACGACCAGTCGATCAATTTGCCCGCCCCTGCCCGCAACATGCAGGTGCTCAATGGCGGTCCGGTCGATCAGGGACGCGGCTTCGTGCTGCATAGTGCCGATTTCAAGCTTGAAAGCTCGACGCTGGATGTGTCCGAAGATATCTGTTTGACGGCGACCATCGAGATCCTGCGGGCACTGGCGGAAGGCAAGGGACCGCAATCTGCCTTGCTGACACTGGGCTATGCGGGTTGGTCCCCCGGCCAGTTGGAAGAAGAACTGCAAAGCAACAGCTGGTTAACCTGCTCGGCCGATCAGTCGTTGTTGTTCGAATGCGAGGCAGAAGACCGCTACCAGCGCAGCCTTGATCTGATGGGTATCGATCTGACCATGCTGTCCAGCGAAGCGGGCCACGCCTGA
- a CDS encoding protein-disulfide reductase DsbD domain-containing protein, with the protein MRLIAGGTSDGRYKAGLEIVLDEGWKTYWKIPGDSGIPPVLDGAASGNVADMDILWPVPSRIKVGQSEILGFKHAIIFPILVTPKAKDQPTRLAINVQLGLCSDLCVPMAADLSLDIPAGGSRAPGVELLIDRDMALVPVAASDGFKITNISHDKGQDGKPDRLVIATRIPDGYGEKDLFVEGPKDWLLPLTVKQQSAKASDQQFALTLDGLPEGGQSKGTDLRFTLTNGEEAVEQVITLQK; encoded by the coding sequence GTGCGCCTCATTGCCGGCGGCACCAGCGACGGCCGCTACAAGGCAGGGCTGGAAATCGTCTTGGATGAAGGGTGGAAAACCTATTGGAAGATACCCGGTGACAGCGGCATCCCGCCGGTGCTTGATGGTGCTGCGTCCGGCAATGTCGCTGACATGGACATTCTCTGGCCGGTGCCAAGCAGGATCAAGGTTGGTCAATCCGAAATTCTCGGCTTCAAGCATGCGATCATCTTTCCCATCTTGGTGACCCCTAAGGCCAAGGACCAGCCGACCCGCCTCGCCATCAATGTGCAACTGGGTCTTTGCTCTGATCTTTGCGTCCCCATGGCAGCGGATCTGTCTCTTGATATTCCGGCAGGTGGCAGCCGGGCGCCCGGGGTGGAGTTGCTAATTGACCGGGATATGGCGTTGGTGCCTGTCGCGGCTTCTGATGGCTTCAAGATCACCAATATCAGCCATGACAAAGGGCAGGATGGCAAGCCGGACCGCTTGGTCATCGCCACCCGGATCCCCGATGGTTACGGGGAAAAGGATCTGTTTGTCGAGGGGCCAAAGGACTGGCTGCTGCCCCTGACGGTCAAGCAGCAAAGCGCCAAGGCCAGTGACCAGCAATTCGCCCTGACGCTTGACGGCCTGCCTGAAGGCGGGCAAAGCAAGGGGACAGATCTCCGCTTCACGCTGACCAATGGCGAGGAAGCAGTCGAACAAGTCATCACGTTGCAAAAATAG
- a CDS encoding peroxiredoxin, which yields MIKVGDRLPDADFLVMGKEGKETKSVAEIFNGRKVVLFGVPGAFTPTCHRNHLPGFINSIDGIRALGVDEVAVVAVNDVFVMDAWSTASGGKGQIAFLADGSATFAKACGLDIDLTVAGMGTRCTRFSMIVEDGVVTHLNLEENPGVAEKTGAVQIIEQLQG from the coding sequence ATGATCAAGGTTGGCGACCGTCTGCCAGATGCAGACTTTCTCGTAATGGGCAAGGAAGGCAAGGAAACCAAAAGCGTTGCCGAGATTTTCAACGGCCGCAAAGTGGTCCTGTTCGGCGTGCCGGGTGCGTTCACCCCGACCTGCCACCGCAATCACTTGCCCGGTTTCATCAACTCGATCGATGGCATTCGCGCGCTCGGCGTTGATGAGGTCGCCGTGGTCGCTGTGAATGATGTCTTCGTTATGGATGCCTGGTCCACCGCCAGCGGCGGCAAGGGGCAGATTGCCTTTTTGGCTGATGGTAGCGCGACCTTTGCCAAGGCCTGTGGACTTGATATCGACCTGACGGTCGCAGGCATGGGCACCCGATGCACGCGTTTCTCGATGATTGTCGAGGATGGTGTGGTAACCCATCTCAATCTTGAAGAGAATCCGGGCGTTGCCGAAAAAACCGGTGCTGTGCAGATCATCGAACAGCTACAAGGTTGA